In Tessaracoccus flavus, the following are encoded in one genomic region:
- a CDS encoding MGH1-like glycoside hydrolase domain-containing protein, whose protein sequence is MVSRYSPGQTAEHERLAAATDDHAPWRLWGPYVSGRQWGTVREDYSADGNAWDFFPFDHSHRRAYRWGEDGIAGICDRYGFLNLAPAFWNGDDDRLKERLFGLTNAQGNHGEDTKELWWHVDATPTHSYGEYLYRYPQRAFPYRQLVDEGSAQPKEAREYKLVDTGVLDEDRFFDITVVHAKDSPDDIVVEFHVVNHGPEAAPIDVLGQWWFRNTWSWGRDERRPVITRGRAAGRDCLTAKHEWLGTYHLVAEDGPAGAPRFLLCDNETNAERVFGSDSGTPQPAHPKDAIDDAVVHGDESGLADDKGTKAAVWWHLDAVQPGEEVVLRLRMMGDASASRIRNPFAAACEVVADRKADADAFYGVVIPEKASAEDTFIARRAFAGLLWCKQLYRYSVRDWLEGDPNEPAPPAERLEPEPDGRNTYWRHLALADIISMPDEWEYPWFASWDLAFHCVALARIDPWFAKEQLVLMCREWCMHPSGQLAAYEWKFSDVNPPVLAWAARVVFFADGAWDRAFLVRVFTKLLLNFGWWVNRKDENGSGLFEGGFLGLDNVTVFDRSAPLPEGQILEQSDATSWMAFYCLSMLKIAVELARDDDGWGDIATKFFEHFLEIAEAMDAFGNPAAALWDEEDGFYYDVLVDNGVPAPVRVRSLVGLLPLLGVMNLPDDISDQLPDLKRHTAWLRDRRPEVTEPIMQRHDGVTTLSVVTRDRLRRLIQRILDEGEFLSPHGIRSLSAAYRSEITVELPGHGKLPIDYQPAESRDYLFGGNSNWRGPVWFPINTLLVHALATYGRGIAKDETFEFPTGSGKWLTLEAITHELRQRLISLFRVGPDGRRPSDPIHMPTGPLWQAHPTFSEYFNGDTGAGLGAAHQTGWTAMVADLICAEDGDDPVRGDAMS, encoded by the coding sequence CCTTCGACCACTCGCATCGACGCGCCTACCGCTGGGGCGAGGACGGCATCGCGGGGATCTGCGACCGCTACGGCTTCCTCAACCTGGCACCCGCCTTCTGGAACGGTGACGACGACCGCCTGAAGGAGCGCCTCTTCGGGCTGACGAACGCGCAGGGCAACCACGGCGAGGACACCAAGGAACTGTGGTGGCACGTCGACGCCACGCCCACCCACTCCTATGGGGAGTACCTCTACCGCTACCCGCAGCGGGCCTTCCCGTACCGGCAACTCGTCGACGAGGGAAGCGCCCAGCCTAAGGAGGCCCGCGAGTACAAGCTCGTCGACACCGGGGTCCTGGACGAGGACCGGTTCTTCGACATCACCGTCGTCCACGCCAAGGACTCACCGGATGACATCGTCGTCGAGTTTCACGTGGTCAATCACGGCCCCGAGGCCGCACCCATCGACGTGCTGGGCCAGTGGTGGTTCCGCAACACGTGGTCGTGGGGGCGCGACGAGCGACGACCGGTCATCACTCGCGGCCGGGCCGCTGGCCGGGACTGCCTGACCGCCAAGCACGAATGGCTGGGCACCTACCATCTCGTGGCTGAGGACGGCCCGGCCGGAGCGCCCAGGTTCCTCCTCTGCGACAACGAGACCAACGCCGAGCGCGTCTTCGGGAGTGACTCGGGCACCCCGCAGCCCGCGCACCCGAAGGATGCGATCGACGACGCCGTCGTCCACGGCGACGAGTCGGGGCTCGCCGACGACAAGGGCACCAAGGCCGCTGTGTGGTGGCACTTGGACGCAGTGCAGCCCGGTGAAGAAGTGGTCCTCCGGCTCCGGATGATGGGCGACGCGTCCGCGTCGCGGATCCGGAACCCATTCGCGGCGGCCTGCGAGGTGGTGGCGGACCGGAAGGCCGACGCCGACGCCTTCTACGGCGTCGTCATCCCCGAGAAGGCCTCTGCGGAGGACACGTTCATCGCCCGCCGCGCCTTCGCGGGCCTGCTGTGGTGCAAGCAGCTCTACCGGTACTCGGTGCGCGACTGGCTCGAGGGAGATCCGAACGAGCCTGCCCCGCCAGCCGAGCGGCTCGAGCCGGAGCCTGACGGGCGCAACACCTACTGGCGGCACTTGGCGCTGGCCGACATCATCTCCATGCCCGACGAGTGGGAGTACCCGTGGTTCGCCTCGTGGGACCTCGCCTTCCACTGCGTCGCGTTGGCCCGTATCGATCCCTGGTTCGCCAAGGAGCAGCTGGTGCTCATGTGCCGTGAGTGGTGCATGCATCCGTCCGGGCAGCTGGCCGCGTACGAGTGGAAGTTCAGCGACGTCAACCCTCCGGTGCTGGCCTGGGCCGCCCGGGTGGTGTTCTTCGCCGACGGCGCGTGGGACCGGGCGTTCCTCGTCCGCGTCTTCACGAAGCTCCTGCTCAACTTCGGCTGGTGGGTCAACAGGAAGGACGAGAATGGCTCGGGCCTGTTCGAGGGCGGATTCCTCGGCCTCGACAACGTCACGGTGTTCGACCGCTCGGCACCCCTGCCGGAGGGGCAGATCCTCGAGCAGTCCGATGCCACCAGCTGGATGGCGTTCTACTGCCTGTCGATGCTGAAGATCGCCGTCGAACTGGCGCGCGACGACGACGGCTGGGGCGACATCGCGACGAAGTTTTTCGAGCACTTCCTCGAGATCGCCGAGGCCATGGACGCGTTCGGCAACCCGGCGGCGGCGCTGTGGGACGAGGAGGACGGCTTCTACTACGACGTCCTGGTCGACAACGGTGTGCCGGCGCCTGTGAGGGTCCGGTCGCTCGTGGGGCTCCTGCCGCTGCTGGGTGTGATGAACCTGCCCGACGACATCTCGGACCAGTTGCCCGACCTCAAGCGGCACACGGCATGGCTGCGCGATCGTCGGCCGGAGGTGACCGAGCCCATCATGCAGCGTCACGACGGGGTCACCACGCTGTCGGTGGTCACGCGCGACCGGCTGCGGAGGCTGATCCAGCGGATCCTCGATGAGGGAGAGTTCCTCAGCCCACACGGGATCAGGTCGCTCTCGGCGGCGTACCGGTCAGAGATCACGGTGGAATTGCCTGGGCACGGGAAGCTGCCGATCGACTACCAGCCCGCGGAGAGCCGCGACTACCTGTTCGGCGGCAACTCGAACTGGCGCGGACCGGTGTGGTTCCCGATCAACACTCTTCTGGTGCATGCGCTGGCCACGTACGGGCGCGGGATCGCGAAGGATGAGACGTTCGAGTTCCCGACCGGGTCCGGGAAGTGGCTAACGCTGGAGGCGATCACGCACGAGTTGCGGCAGCGGCTGATCTCGCTGTTCCGGGTCGGCCCCGACGGGCGCCGCCCGAGCGATCCGATCCACATGCCGACTGGACCGCTGTGGCAGGCCCACCCGACCTTCAGCGAGTACTTCAACGGCGACACCGGTGCCGGCCTCGGCGCCGCGCATCAGACGGGGTGGACGGCAATGGTGGCCGACCTCATCTGCGCTGAAGACGGCGACGATCCGGTGCGCGGCGACGCCATGAGCTGA